In a genomic window of Glycine max cultivar Williams 82 chromosome 13, Glycine_max_v4.0, whole genome shotgun sequence:
- the LOC100781031 gene encoding rust resistance kinase Lr10: MLEVTHEGTIDVRRARKHTIVFEYEAFQMKNVETISELQTRFTHIVNHLLGLGKTFEDDELNIKILNCLTRTWESRITTIKESKDLATMSMEALFRKFLAYEHELIQQSLVEDTKKKKGLHSRSKDKKFSKPSMKVESNNNTFTCFKCGKQDHIKSDSCKFLFGVPLIIAFVIYKWRKRHLSMYESIENYLEQNNLMPIRYSYKEIKKMGGGFKDKLGEGGYGHVFKGKLRSGPSVAIKILGKLKGNGQDFINEVATIGRIHHQNVVQLIGFCVEGSKRALLCEFMPSGSLDKFIFSKDGSKHLSYDKIYNISIGVARGISYLHHGCEMQILHFDIKPHNILLDENFIPKISDFGLAKLYPIDNSIVTMTGVRGTIGYMAPELFYKNIGGISYKADVYSFGMLLMEMASKRKNLNPYAERSSQLYYPFWIYNHLVEEKDIETKDVTEEENKIAKKMIIVALWCIQLKPNDRPSMNKVVEMLEGDIENLEIPPKPTLYPHETTIRDQRTPNNIE; encoded by the exons ATGCTTGAAGTCACTCATGAAGGCACTATAGATGTAAGAAGAGCAAGAAAACACACTATTGTATTTGAATACGAAGCATTTCAAATGAAGAATGTTGAAACCATCTCAGAACTTCAAACTAGATTCACTCATATAGTGAATCACTTGCTTGGTCTTGGAAAAACTTTTGAAGATGATGAGCTAAACATCAAGATCCTCAACTGTCTTACAAGAACTTGGGAATCGAGGATAACAACAATCAAGGAATCCAAGGACTTGGCAACTATGTCAATGGAAGCTCTCTTCAGAAAATTTCTTGCATATGAACATGAGTTGATTCAACAATCTCTTGTAGAagatacaaaaaagaaaaagggattgCATTCAAG GTCAAAAGACAAAAAGTTCTCTAAACCTTCAATGAAGGTGGAAAGCAACAACAACACCTTCACATGCTTCAAATGCGGGAAGCAAGACCACATCAAATCAGACT CATGCAAATTTTTGTTTGGGGTGCCGTTGATTATTGCGTTTGTCATTTACAAATGGCGAAAAAGACATTTATCCATGTATGAAAGTATTGAAAACTATCTAGAACAAAACAACTTGATGCCTATTAGATACTCATACAAGGAAATTAAGAAGATGGGTGGGGGTTTCAAAGACAAGTTGGGCGAAGGAGGATATGGACATGTGTTCAAGGGAAAGTTGCGTAGTGGGCCTAGTGTGGCAATTAAAATATTGGGTAAATTAAAAGGTAATGGACAAGATTTTATCAATGAAGTTGCAACTATTGGAAGAATACATCATCAAAATGTAGTACAATTAATTGGATTTTGTGTTGAGGGATCAAAACGTGCTTTGCTTTGTGAATTTATGCCCAGTGGATCTCtcgataaatttattttttctaaagatGGAAGTAAGCATTTAAGCTatgacaaaatatataatatatcaattGGAGTTGCTCGTGGGATTTCTTATCTCCACCATGGGTGTGAGATGCAGATTTTGCATTTTGATATCAAGCCCCACAACATCTTACTAGATGAAAATTTTATCCCAAAAATCTCTGACTTTGGATTGGCAAAGCTATATCCAATAGATAATAGCATTGTCACAATGACTGGAGTAAGAGGGACAATTGGGTACATGGCTCcagaattattttataaaaatattggaggaaTATCCTATAAGGCTGATGTTTATAGTTTTGGAATGCTTTTGATGGAGATGGCAAGTAAAAGGAAAAACCTAAATCCTTATGCAGAGCGTTCAAGCCAACTATACTATCCTTTTTGGATTTATAATCATCTTGTAGAAGAGAAAGATATAGAAACGAAAGATGTCACAGAGgaggaaaataaaatagcaaAGAAGATGATCATAGTTGCACTATGGTGCATACAATTGAAACCAAATGATCGTCCATCGATGAACAAGGTAGTGGAAATGCTTGAAGGAGACATTGAGAACCTAGAAATACCCCCAAAGCCTACTCTATATCCACATGAAACGACGATAAGGGATCAAAGAACACCAAACAATATCGAATGA